From Toxorhynchites rutilus septentrionalis strain SRP chromosome 2, ASM2978413v1, whole genome shotgun sequence, a single genomic window includes:
- the LOC129766429 gene encoding uncharacterized protein K02A2.6-like encodes MATNQAGAASGAAQQQPNFPDAILRILNNQHTLITQLSQQISATQTAITKLSCNETVLDSLSSNIAEFVYEKESGHTFDAWFSRYTDLFEKDAAKLDDAAKVRLLLRKMSPPDHERYHSFILPKLAREYTFAETVEKLKSLFGAFTSIFRRRYNCLQTTKEDSEDYLAYSCRVNKSCVDFKLSELTEEQFKCLTFVCGLKSKQDAEIRMRLINKLNEAADLTLQQVVEQCNNLVNLKMDTVMVENPSGVNFVAHNQKNRRRSTSSTPSHDQPRTPCWSCGGMHFSKDCRFRDHKCRDCGKQGHREGYCACFSSKSAASGSRKQLPKKIKMKKKREQSTKTVTVRNIHQGRKFIEVQLNGVPLRLQLDTGSDISIISHQSWVKLGRPKVLPASCRAKTASGEPLKLISELQCSITLNNITREGIDMMDQFGLWNQPITAFCNQVTSQQTQDVSDLRAGFPDVFTTKMGMYNKTPVKLVLKDDPKPVFRPKRPVAYRMESVVEEELHRLESLDIIKKVDFSDWAAPIVVVRKPNGTVRICADYSTGLNAALEPNCYPLPLPEDIFTKMANCRYFSHIDLSDAYLQVQVDEASQPLLTINTHKGLYQFTRLSPGVKSAPGAFQQIMDTMLAGLECTSGYLDDILVGGRTLEEYRRNLYRVLTRLQEFGFTVRIEKCSFNMRQVKYLGQILDGDGIRPDPEKVAAIANMPPPHDVSTLRSYLGAINYYGKYVKEMRTLRQPLDQLLKADTKFEWSSACQKSFDHFREVLQSPLLLTHYNPNMEIVVSADASTVGLGSRIAHRFPDGSIKAIYHVSRSLTPAESNYSQV; translated from the exons CCTGCAATGAAACCGTACTGGATTCCCTCTCAAGCAACATAGCGGAATTCGTATACGAGAAAGAGAGCGGGCACACATTCGACGCGTGGTTTTCCCGCTACACCGATCTCTTTGAGAAGGACGCCGCCAAATTGGATGACGCTGCTAAGGTTCGACTCCTCCTACGGAAAATGAGCCCACCGGACCACGAGCGCTACCACAGCTTTATCTTACCAAAGCTCGCTCGTGAGTACACCTTCGCCGAAACGgtagaaaaattgaaatcaCTGTTCGGTGCGTTCACTTCAATCTTTCGTCGACGGTACAACTGCCTCCAGACAACCAAGGAGGACAGTGAGGATTATCTCGCCTACTCGTGCCGGGTGAATAAGTCTTGTGTTGACTTCAAACTGTCAGAACTTACTGAAGAACAATTCAAGTGTCTGACGTTTGTGTGTGGCCTCAAGTCCAAGCAAGACGCCGAGATCAGAATGCGGCTAATCAACAAGCTCAATGAAGCTGCGGATCTTACTCTTCAACAAGTAGTTGAGCAATGCAACAACCTCGTCAACCTCAAGATGGACACTGTTATGGTAGAAAACCCATCGGGAGTGAATTTCGTTGCTCACAACCAGAAGAACAGGCGTCGATCAACCAGCAGCACTCCCTCGCACGATCAGCCCAGAACACCCTGTTGGTCCTGCGGAGGGATGCACTTCAGCAAAGATTGCCGTTTTCGCGATCACAAATGTCGCGACTGCGGTAAGCAAGGTCACCGAGAAGGGTACTGCGCATGTTTTTCATCGAAGTCGGCAGCGAGCGGTTCGAGAAAGCAGCTACCGAAGAAAATCAAGATGAAGAAGAAGCGTGAGCAGTCAACAAAGACGGTGACAGTTCGGAACATTCATCAGGGTCGAAAATTCATCGAAGTCCAACTCAACGGTGTCCCTCTCCGACTGCAGTTGGACACTGGGTCGGACATATCCATCATCTCGCATCAGTCGTGGGTCAAACTTGGTCGTCCGAAAGTACTGCCAGCAAGTTGTCGAGCAAAAACAGCGTCCGGGGAGCCGCTGAAACTTATTTCAGAGCTGCAGTGTAGCATCACCCTCAACAACATCACCAGAGAGG GCATCGATATGATGGACCAGTTCGGTCTGTGGAACCAACCGATCACGGCGTTCTGCAACCAAGTTACTAGTCAGCAGACCCAAGACGTTTCCGACCTTCGGGCCGGGTTTCCCGACGTTTTTACCACGAAAATGGGCATGTACAACAAGACGCCGGTAAAGCTGGTGCTGAAGGATGATCCCAAGCCGGTGTTTCGACCAAAACGGCCGGTGGCTTACAGAATGGAGAGCGTCGTGGAAGAGGAACTTCACCGGTTGGAAAGCCTTGACATCATCAAAAAGGTTGACTTTTCCGACTGGGCAGCACCAATAGTCGTTGTGCGGAAGCCTAACGGGACAGTCCGCATATGTGCGGATTATTCGACGGGGTTAAACGCAGCACTAGAGCCGAACTGCTATCCGCTCCCTCTACCCGAAGACATCTTCACAAAGATGGCCAACTGCCGGTACTTCAGCCACATTGATCTGTCGGACGCCTACCTCCAGGTCCAGGTCGATGAGGCAAGCCAACCCCTTCTTACAATCAACACGCATAAAGGCCTCTACCAGTTCACCAGACTGTCACCCGGCGTCAAATCAGCTCCGGGAGCGTTCCAGCAAATAATGGATACCATGCTTGCTGGTCTGGAATGCACCTCTGGTTATCTGGATGACATCCTGGTAGGGGGCCGAACGTTGGAGGAATATCGTCGGAACCTGTATCGGGTCCTCACTCGCCTGCAGGAATTTGGGTTCACCGTACGCATTGAAAAATGCAGTTTCAACATGCGCCAAGTGAAATATCTGGGTCAAATTCTCGATGGAGATGGCATTCGACCAGACCCGGAGAAGGTAGCAGCAATTGCCAACATGCCACCCCCGCACGACGTTTCTACACTTCGCTCGTACCTAGGTGCCATTAATTATTATGGCAAATATGTAAAGGAAATGCGCACTCTTCGGCAGCCGCTAGACCAGCTGCTGAAAGCGGACACCAAGTTCGAGTGGTCGTCCGCCTGCCAAAAGTCATTCGATCACTTCCGGGAGGTTCTTCAATCACCGTTGCTTCTGACGCACTACAACCCTAACATGGAAATCGTCGTGTCGGCGGATGCATCAACGGTCGGGCTGGGATCCCGCATCGCCCACAGATTTCCCGATGGGTCAATCAAAGCCATTTATCACGTGTCCCGTAGCCTAACCCCAGCCGAAAGCAACTACAGTCAAGTCTAA
- the LOC129766430 gene encoding uncharacterized protein K02A2.6-like, with amino-acid sequence MLFGRRFTLETDHKPLLQIFGSKKGIPTYTANRLQRWALTFLLYDFEIRYISTDSFGHADILSRLINRHVRPEEEYVIANLQLEHSIRTVINESLQVFPLSFKAIQRGTKSDANLQQIIHFVNEGWPSKKTSITDPGIQQFYQRRECLSVVAGCLLYGERLVIPPTFKKRVLQQLHKGHPGVERMRSVARQYVYWPNIDDEVVKLVASCNECASVAKTDRKTTMESWPAPEKPWQRLHLDYTGPLDRNYFLILVDSFTKWPEVVRTKEITTTATLRILRGIFARYGQPETLVTDNGTQLTSDRFESYCDTNGIVHLKTAPFHPQSNGLAERFVDTFKRSLKKITAGGETLDEAIDTFLLCYRTTPCRSAPGGKSPANLMYGRPIRTSLELLRPPKPLYKLPSTKQEKQFNRKHGANARSYDSQDLVWAKVYSANKWTWQPGMVIERIGRVMYNIWLPVKQNLIRSHCNQLRTRHESEINAEAETTPETAQVPLSILLDSWGLRPTPEPEAEELDLPAELQEDLQPQISRRRQRASLSTQQQQPILTRQSSRSRRQPARYNPYLLY; translated from the coding sequence ATGCTGTTCGGTCGTCGATTCACTTTGGAGACCGATCATAAACCGCTCCTGCAGATATTTGGCTCAAAGAAAGGTATTCCCACCTACACCGCTAACAGGCTCCAGCGGTGGGCCTTAACCTTTCTCCTTTACGATTTCGAAATCCGCTACATCTCTACGGATAGCTTCGGTCACGCGGACATACTCTCCAGACTCATCAACCGTCACGTGCGACCAGAAGAGGAATACGTGATTGCCAATCTCCAACTGGAACACAGCATTCGCACCGTCATCAACGAGTCGCTGCAGGTTTTCCCGCTCTCGTTCAAGGCCATCCAGAGAGGAACCAAAAGCGACGCGAATTTGCAGCAAATCATTCATTTCGTCAACGAAGGCTGGCCGTCGAAGAAGACCAGCATTACCGATCCCGGAATCCAACAATTTTATCAACGTCGGGAGTGTCTCTCCGTCGTAGCTGGATGCCTACTCTATGGTGAAAGGTTGGTCATCCCGCCAACGTTCAAAAAGCGCGTTCTCCAACAGCTGCATAAAGGACACCCCGGAGTTGAACGAATGCGTTCCGTCGCTCGTCAATATGTTTACTGGCCAAACATCGACGACGAGGTAGTGAAGCTTGTCGCTTCGTGCAACGAGTGTGCCAGCGTAGCTAAGACAGACCGGAAGACTACCATGGAATCCTGGCCCGCACCGGAGAAACCGTGGCAACGGTTACATCTGGATTACACCGGTCCGCTGGATAGGAACTATTTTCTCATTCTGGTGGATTCGTTCACCAAATGGCCAGAAGTCGTACGAACCAAGGAGATCACCACCACAGCAACCTTGCGAATCCTTCGTGGCATCTTCGCAAGATACGGTCAGCCGGAAACATTGGTCACAGATAATGGGACACAACTCACCAGCGACCGGTTCGAATCATACTGCGACACGAACGGTATCGTTCATCTGAAGACAGCGCCATTCCATCCACAGTCAAATGGACTAGCAGAGAGGTTTGTCGACACGTTTAAACGGTCGCTCAAGAAAATCACCGCAGGGGGGGAAACCCTCGACGAAGCCATCGATACCTTCCTTCTGTGCTACAGAACAACACCCTGTCGCAGCGCACCTGGTGGGAAATCTCCCGCTAACCTGATGTATGGACGCCCGATCCGTACGTCTCTGGAATTACTTCGCCCGCCTAAGCCGCTCTACAAATTACCTAGTACTAAACAGGAAAAGCAATTCAACCGGAAGCACGGCGCGAACGCTCGAAGTTACGATTCACAAGATCTCGTCTGGGCTAAGGTCTACTCAGCCAACAAGTGGACCTGGCAGCCTGGCATGGTGATCGAGCGCATCGGTCGGGTTATGTATAACATCTGGCTGCCTGTGAAGCAAAATCTCATTCGATCCCACTGCAACCAACTGCGGACTCGTCACGAATCTGAAATAAACGCAGAAGCTGAGACGACACCGGAAACTGCCCAAGTACCGTTGTCTATTCTCCTGGACAGTTGGGGTTTACGTCCTACTCCTGAGCCGGAAGCTGAGGAACTCGACTTGCCAGCCGAACTCCAAGAAGATCTGCAGCCACAGATTAGTCGTCGACGTCAACGAGCCTCCCTTAGcacgcaacagcaacaaccgaTTCTTACTCGTCAGTCTTCGAGATCTCGAAGGCAGCCTGCGAGGTACAATCCGTATCTACTTTATTGA